The Oncorhynchus gorbuscha isolate QuinsamMale2020 ecotype Even-year linkage group LG06, OgorEven_v1.0, whole genome shotgun sequence sequence GGTATGCTAATAGCTGTACTCACACCAAATCCACCCTTAAAGTTGCACTAAATCACTTCGCCATTTCCTGGTTAATGAAAAAAAAGTGCACCTAATTTCAGTTATTATGACAAAATAAGACCGTTTAGTGTAGAGAATCAGTGTACCAtttaaactgctgtgaaatatattttccataaccaaaaatggTTTCTTTCATCTGATTGAAGCTGTTCTACAAAACCAACAGACATCAAAAAACAAAACTTTAAGGGAGGCATAGAAATAGCGCAGAGAAAATAAAAAATTACCACtttttagacttgctttcaagtcGAAATGATAGATCTATAACCCACATTTGTATCCTAATTTGGGTCACactgcccaaaaagttacatattgccacTTTATAACAGTTTTCCACGATGACAATGTAATCAACAGATGAGATCTGAAGTGGTAGGACAGCAAATCTATCAGCTAGGAGTACCTGACTATTGCCTTATAGCATTTAATTGTAACTTTACCAGAAGCACAAAATGAACGTGATGACGGATGATTTCATCCCACAACCTTCAGTAATGTGAGCAAACTACTATGTGTTGGACATATAGATGTGTTGGCAACAATGTATGACACTTGTAACTGCCCATGTGGGTGACTGGCCTATGAGAAGGCCAGTCGGTGAATAGGAACAGTCTTCACTCTGAGAGAACTCTAGCACACCAAAACAACAGTGTTTGTCAAGATGAGACTCTGAGTCTCTGACAATCGCTCACTCTTAAAAAACATTGATCATGTTTTCTTACTACTGAAGCCACCAAACAATGCAGTGTAGGCTTACTGTAAGATATGCTGAATAGTGTCACACTGAACCAGACAAGGTAAAAGTGCTCTCTCTACTCACTATTTGTCAAAGTTAATTCTGTGGTGATGCATGCCACCAGCATTACCACGACCTCCAGGATGCTTTCTGTGCTTGCCTACGAAGAGAAACGACAGTTGTCACATCTTGTAATAACTTACGTTATAAACACACAAGTATCACCAATGCTGACAATGCTCAACTCACCGATACGACCATGTCCGTGGCTTACGTGCCCTCGGAGCTTTCTGGTCTTGGTCTTCTTAGTGGGCTACAATACATAATTTGAGGTTAGCAAACTAGGTAACAACACAGTCATGATTGGCCCACCAGTAGCCGACCTTTTCAGCCAAGCATGTCATGTCAACCACCAAACAGAAGACTTCACGACCTGGTCAATAATCAACTAGAAAAATATACACCTAGGCATAATGCGCTCTCCCCCTGCCAGGTAGTTAGCAGCTAAATGACTAGTTAGCTAGAAAGCTAAGCTAGCACAACATATAGCTGGTCACAATGACCGAGGTTGTAAGTATTACAAGACGTATATAACACATTTTACAAAGTTCCGTGACATAATGTATCTAATTTACGCCATCGTAATCTCGCCAGTAAACGTAGCTAGTTTTGAACGGCATGTATCCAACATCGGTGAATTTTCGCCGATTTATACGTTTCTTCACCACATAATCAGTAATAGTGACATGAGAGCGGGACATTGTCTGTCACATATAAGACAACTTTACAAATGTGTGTTTCTTTCTACTCGCAAAACGCAGGATGGACATAGATTTAAGCCAATTTCTACAGCAGGGGTATACATGTAAGTACCTACCATCTTGGAGGATAAATTAAAGAGGAACGCGAATTGGAAATCTCACGGTTTTGTACGAGATTTGAAACGCGACACAACATTCAAAGAAACCTACAGCGACATCAGACGGACTTCTCCGGACGTCCCTACCTCATTgaagtttttttttaattgttaggtaagggttatgggaCGGACACCAACAGGACTCCAGAAAAAAATATATGTGCGAATACAAGCTGATAAAGTGAGAAGTTTATGACTATGAATTGAAACAATGCTATTCATTCCTGAGTTAGACTGAATGATATCGCAGTTTGATCCCCAAACCAATCATGACCACACGAAGCTGCAGTAGGCTTATTTATTTATTAGGCTAAAACAAAAAAATTCTCAGATACCAGTGTCAGTAATCTTTGTTGGACAATTTacatcccagctagcacataacgttctgagaaccatgttTCTTAGCGCTTGGCGAGAGCGtagttgtcctatggttattttgcatgcAACCTTCCTACAAATTTCTGGGAATTCTGCAAGATAGCTGCTTCACACTGGGTACACacgggttgaatcaacattgctTCCACATAATTTCAATTAAATTATGTTGAGCCGACTtggaattgacgtctgtgccctgTGTGTTGGTtctggaacattctcagcacctTTATGGAACTTCACAAAAATACTTTATTTTCTTGGTATTTtattactttaacagaacgtttcctataagttcaaacatggttacgtttcatttcaattttggtaatgttctaggaacgttctccaactggtttgacattgggaatgttttcaaatagttcagagaacattaagaaacaatgTTCCCCTCTTGtgagaatttcagtacttcagcaacCATGGTTCTATATAAAGTAATGTTCTCAACTTCTTCTGAGAATGTTTTAAGTAACAATGTTCTTctttgggaatttcagtacttcagcataatgtttcctcatggttctatttcaAGTCATGTTCTAAACTTGTTCTGAGAACATTAAGAAAACGTACCTTAAAAACCACAATAATATTTTAGTAGCGCTCAGAGaacgttctaagaatgttattttaaGAAACATGTACATTCTGTTCTCGGCATCAATAAAActttctctatcctctatcttgttaagtgtgttggccacacctgatcttaatgagtacTTGTTTTCTTTGCAATGGGGTCtatttgaatagactaaaataaaGGTTGTGGTTGTGATGAAACGTTTAGCTGGCCATGAGGTAAGGGTATAATGGCGGACAGGAAAAAAGGAGAAAAGTGCAGCACATTATAAGTAAATATGGAATGGGGGAATGCACAGAACTTTTGGAAGAGCGGAAGAAGATAATGAGAGTAAGGATTAATTAACTGCGGTGGCAGGTGGGGTGAAGAGCGCCAAGTTTGAGCCTGGAATTTAAAAGGTCAGTGGGGTCTGAGTTGTTGTCTCCTGTAATTGTCACGACATCTACCGAAGTTGATGCCTCTCCTTgctcgggtggtgctcggcggtcaacgtcaccggtcttctagccatcattgatccatttttcattttccattggttttgtcttgtcttcctacacacctggttccaatcccattcattacctttaaccctctgtttcccctcatctctttgtcagagattgtttgttaTTATTTTCGTGTTGTTTGTATTGGTGCGGGGCGGGTCCTCATACCCATCTTGTTTTGTGTATTTTTTTCATGGTTTTGGAGTTATGTTTTTTATGTCATTAAACTACTCCATTTTTACCAAGAATATTTATCCTGCGCCTGACTTACTtgccacctatacacactctTATGACAGTAATGCTGTTTGCGCTGTTGAATCTAGTGATTTGTATCTTGTTTTTATTGTTGTCTGAATACAATACCTGTTTTGTAAAGTAGACCATTTCACATGAATGGGATACAGTACCTCCAGTTCCTTGTTTTAATTGGTCAAGTTTATCCAGCTCCTCTATGACTTGCTTCACCATTTTGATGTGGTCCTCTGCCTTCCTCTTTACAATTTTGATGCTTTCTAACCTAAACCGTTATAAGTTCCTGTATTGCACGGTAAGGCCCTCAGATTTACTGAAGGACATAGATTTTTTTAAAGGGAATTAAACATTACAGACCAaacaaaaatattaaataaaggGGAACATTTAAGAATAGGACATGTAAAGTATAAATCAAGTGAGTTTCGTGTATAGGCGACACAAACCACAACGTAGCATTTCGATATGAGGCAGTTGAACTTAATCTACTCACTTGACCTCTGctggtctctattctctctactcGCTCGATCTCTGCAGGACTCGAGTGATTTGTAGCTTGTTTTTATTGTTTTGTCTGAATACAATACCTGTTTGGGTTATTGCTCTGTCCATCACCGACTCTTTGCAGCAATCACAGGCAACACCTCGATGAGCAACTGCAACAGGAGATAGCCCTTTTCCACCAACGGATCATGTACAGAACATCACCTTCATCTGCCAACCACAGTTCAGCAGTGAGCTGGTGAGCACTTCACCATATTTGTTCACTTGAGCAATGCTCTTGGACCCTTTCTTGTTTTacttaatctgcaaaattgtaattattcacctacctcctcatgtcttttgcacacaatgtatatatactctttttttcttttttttctactgtgttattgacttgttaattgtttgctccatgtgtaattctgtgttgtctgttcacactgctatgctttatcttggccaggttgcagttgtaaatgagaacttgttctcaactagcctacctggttaaataaaggtgaaaaaaaaaaatatatatatatgttcttgGAGTATGTTTGAAATGGCCCCTTATAGCAATTTGTTGTAGAAACAGAAGGCCATCCCACTGGTTAAATCAATGTTTACATGTTGTTTCAAATAAAATACACTGAACCATCGTGAAATAGACGTTGAACttatgtctgtgcccagtgggatgtcaCGTGATTCCTTCAGTGTTGTCCAAACATTTTTTGTTTATACAACACATAAATAAATATGGGACCATGACTGCTGTTTAGTAGGCCTGTGTGTAATCAGAATACATTTTGTACTGTTCTTTTGTGTGGCCGGAAGCAAAATGGAACTACACACTGGTGCAAAGCTATCCATTTGGAAAGAACAGTAACAAATTGTGAGACTGGGTACGAGGTTACTGTTCTTTTCAAATGGACGTCTGTTGGTTATTACGATAAGAATGTTTGCTCAAATGTTACCGTTAATGTCATGTAAATAACTCCAGGCTTTTTTTATTAGCTGAATAATGATAGGGTGACAAGGTGTGCTTTTTTTATTGTGCTTCTATTACCCACATAAAGTCTGGACCGAATATTAAAAATACATCCGTATAGAGATTCCATAACTCAAACCCTTGTTTGTCAGATTTGTCACCATGTACAAGACCTCCTGGATTCTATAACTCAAACCTTGTCAGATTTGTTACCATGTACAAGACCTCCTGGATTCTATAACTCAAACCTTATTTGTCAGATTTGTCACCATGTACAAGACCTCCTGGATTCTATAACTCAAACCTTGTTTGTCAGTTTTGTCACAATGTACAAGACCTCCTGGATTCTATAACTCGAACCTTATTTGTCAGTTTTGTCACCATGTACAAGACCTCCTGGATTCTATAACTCAAACCTTATTTGTCAGTTTTGTCACCATGTACAAGACCTCCTGGATTCTATAACTCAAACCTTATTTGTCAGATTTGTCACCAGGTACAAGACCACCGGTAATCCTTAGTCCTTACTACTAGCACCTCAAGTCAAAATTCAGTTATACTGGGACGCTAGCCTTTGAACAAGGCAGATAGCCACTCTAGGTATGAAAATCTTCCCATATCAAATaatgaattaaaaaatatatatttgtcaaTATGACTTATAAGATACCGTTTGGGTATTTCATTCCTCTTGTAAAAAGTTGATttaactgagtgtacaaaacatttagaacatctgctctttccatgacagactgaccaggtgaatccatgatcccttattgatgtcacttgttaaatccacttcaatcagtgtagatgaaggggaggagacaggttaatgaaggatttctaagccttgagacatggaatgtgtgtgtgtgtcattcagagggtgaatgggcaagacaaaagatgtatgtgcctttgaaccgggtatggtagtaggtgccaggctcaccggtttgtgtcaataactgcaccgttgctgggtttttcactcaacagtttcccatgtggatcacaaatggtccaccacccaaaggacatccagccaactttacacaactgtgtaaagcattggagtcaacatcggtcagcatccctgtggaacgcttggattgcgtcctacctgacaggtcgctcctaccaggtggcgtggcgagaatctgtctcctcaccacgcgctctcaccactggtgtcccccagggctctgttctaggccctctcctattctcgctatacaccaagtcacttggctctgtcataacctcacatggtctctcctatcattgctatgcagacgacacacaattaatcttctcctttcccccttctgatgaccaggtggcgaatcgcatctctgcatgtctggcagacatatcagtgtggatgacggatcaccacctcaagctgaacctcggcaagacggagctgctcttcctcccggggaaggactgcccgttccatgatctcgccatcacggttgacaactccattgtgtcctcctcccagagcgctaagaaccttggcgtgatcctggacaacaccctgtcgttctcaactaacatcaagttggtggcccgttcctgtaggttcatgctctacaacatccgcagagtacgaccctgcctcacacaggaagcggcgcaggtcctaatccaggcacttgtcatctcccgtctggattactgcaactcgctgttggctgggctccctgcctgtgccattaaacccctacaacttgtagctcccttcagtaaccacgagcacaaccgttccttgattttaactggcggctttattctgtagtttagtcagaattatcaccttccgtgagaactataaagtaaatgaaaaatacagttaagcacactcttacaaccttatcttacgagtgacttattagcttggtataactctgaagtgcttacatacataacagtttaaccggcgttataacaggttcagattaacacatgaataaaggaacaaatacctcattggctgcttattacagaagggaggaaatcaaacttcacacttattattcctggcatgaattcacacttcatcctaacatactcttcaacctttatgaactactcccgatgacatgaaaacttagctaacgcagcgcaggattgccttcctccaaaggtgtgttgctacaataacgatccccgttacaacagtattagctacgtagttccgcttgcaTTATCATTtccccgcacagcggacacataaacaattcaaacaaaagaccacgagataacctgtaagtctaactgtcagttacactccCACCAATCACCGGTGATTTCTGTGAAAGGGGTCTGCAGGTTTCTTGATCGGCTTCCAGGAGGGTGACTGTCTTATGGATGGGCCTCTCCAGATAGGTGGGTTTGGTGATGCGTTTACCTCTCTCATCTAGGGTTGAGTCGCTGATCAGTAACTTGACTCTTCTCACCCGGCCATCCTGTCCCGGGTACACTTCTGTAACCTTTGCCAATTTCCACTGGTTGCGTGGTGCAGTATCATCTTGCAAAATGACAATGTCATTAATCCTTGCGTTTCTTCTGTCTTTACTCCATttctgtctgtgttggaggtttaGGAGGTACTCTTTCTTCCACCTTGTCCAGAATTCATTGGCTAAAAATTGTACTCTGCGCCATCTCTTGCGGAGATAAAGATCTTCCTTGATGAACTGTCCAGGTGGCGGTAAGATAACTGTGGACTTCATTGTTAAGATGTGATTTGGCGTGAGAGGTTCTGGACCTAATGGATCATTCAGATATTCCGTAGTTAGGGGCCTACTATTTAAAATCGCCATGACTTCATAGAGAAAGGTACGCAGAGAAGCGGTGTCGAGTCTTCCGTCTGACTGATCAAGAGTGGATGTTAAGACACTTCGTATCGTGCGGATTTGCCTTTCCCAAACACCACCCATGTGACTTGAAGATGGGGTGTTCATGATAAACTCGCATCCAAGTTCCTTCAGTCGTGTTTGATCCATTTCTTTCAGGGCGTCCACAAACTCGCGTCTTGCGCCAATGAAGTTGCTGCCTTGATCACATCTGATTTGACGAACATTACCACGTATGGCAATGAATGAACGCAGGGAATTGATAAAAGCGTCGGTGGTTAAGTCGTCAAGCATTTCAATGTGAACTGCTCGGGAGCCCATGCAAGTGAATAGGAGCCCATAACGCTTTAACTCTCTTCTTCCGTCCTTGGCATAGAAAGGTCCAAAGCAGTCCATCCCGCAGTATGTGAAGGGAGGCGCGGTCTCCATGCGTTCCTTTGGAAGATCTGCCATCCTTTGCCCTTCTGTACATCTTCTGAATTTCCTGCATTTCACACATTTGTAGATGTGAGAGGAAACTGCATTGCTGCATCCTAGGATCCATATACCGTTGGATCGCAGCTCATTGATCGTCATTCCACGTCCTTGGTGTCGTACTTTTTCATGATAGTGCTTGATGAGCAGCACTGACAAGTGGCTATCTCTTGGCAGGATTGCGGGATGCTTCACATGGGAATGAAGAGTTGCATGAGCCAAGCGACCTCCCACCCTGAGGATACCTTGCTCATCCAGAAATGGACTCAATTTACGCAACTTGCTTGCTTTATCTTTGGTCTTGATGTCTTTCTGGTGCCTGAGATTGTGTATCTCATGGGAGAAGGCTGCTTCTTGAACCATCTTTATAATGGTGagttctgcctctctcctttcttctatgCTTGTAGCTTCACTGGACCTCAATTTTAAGCCTATGGCTTCCTTGACATGTCGTTTGAGCCTGGCAATAGCTTTTACCACTCTTGCCCAGTCTGAGAACTTATGAAGGTGATCTAGTAATGATCTTTCTTCCTTTGCTTGGGTATCATGGACCAGGGATTTCAGCTCTGGATCATTGTTTGAGAACTCTTCCCCCTTGACTTGTCCTTTGGGAAGTTCTTCATGCCAAAGAAAGTCTGGACCTGTGAACCAGTTGGAAGCCATGAGCTGTTCTGATGTGAGACCTCTGGAAGCATGATCCGCAGGATTCTCTTCAGAGGTCACATATCTCCATTGTTCGGGATCTGTGCTTTGCTTAATGCGTTGAATACGGTTAGCTACAAAGACGTGGAATCTTCTGGCTTCATTGTTGATGTAGCCAAGAACTACCTTCGAGTCAGTCCAGAAGTATTCCTGTAGACCTTGTATCTCTAGCTCCTTTTTGAGCATGTCACTTGTTCGAACAGCTACCACCGCTGCTGAAAGTTCCAGTCGTGGTATGGTCGTAACCTTGGAGGGGGCGACTCTCGACTTCCCCATAACTAGGGAGCAATGAACTTCTCCTGCGGTGCTGATTGTTCTGAGGTATGAGCACTCTCCATAACCTGAGGTACTAGCGTCAGAGAAGTGATGGAGCTCATAACTCTGCACCTCCTTGAAACTTGATGGCAAGTAGCTTCGTTGGATCCTTACCTCAGACAAGTTTTGTAGACCTTGGAGCCAGAATTCCCACTGGGAACGTAGGTCATCTGGAAGGGGGTCATCCCAATCGATTTTGTCACGACACATCCGCTGCAAGATCTGCTTCCCCGCCAGGACAAAGGGTGCCACAAACCCAAGCGGATCATAtacagaggctactgtagacaacaCTCCTCTTCTTGTGAGTGGGCGTTCCTTGACAACTACTCTAAACTGGAACTCGTCTGATgcgacacaccacagtacaccaagcGCTCTCTCCATGTGTGGTTCACCCAGAGCCATATCCAGGTCTTTGGCACCCTTGGCACGTTCTTCCTTGGGAATTGTGGCTATAACTTCCTTGCTGTTAGAGATAAACTTGTGCAACCGAAGTTTGCCGATGCTGCAAAGCTCTCTTGCTTCTTTCACCAGCTGGGCCGCTTCAGCTTCAGACGATACGCTCGTCAACCCATCATCAACATAAAAGTTCCTTTCTATGAACTGGATAGACTTCTCGCTGAAGCTTCCTCGTCCTTCGGCAGCAAGATGTTTGAGACCATAGTTGGCGCAACCAGGAGATGAAGCTGCGCCGAACAAGTGGACCTTCATACGATACACTGAGGGTTGAGACTCTAGATCTCCGTTCTCCCACCAAAGGAACCGTAGATAATCTTGGTCTTCTGCTTTCACATGAAACTGGTGGAACATGCGCTCTACGTCACACATGATTGCAACTGGCCCCTTACGAAAACGACAAAGGACGCCCAGCAATGTGTTTGTCAACTCTGGACCGGTAAGGAGATGATCATTCAAGGACGTCTCTCGAAACTTAGCTGAGCAGTCAAAGACGACTCGTATCTTCCCGGCTTTTGTGGGTGATAAACCCCATGGTGCGGGATGTACCATGCTGGATGCTTGTTAATTTCCTCTTTAGAGACCTTCTCAGCATCTCCACAAGCtatagtctcttccatgaatgctgTGTAGTCCTTGTAgtactgcttgtctctccttagcctcctttcCAGGCACTTGAGTCGGTGAACTGCACATGTTTTATTGTTCGGCAGATTGGGTCTTTCTTCCTTAAACGGCAGCGGCATCTCATAATGTCCATTGTCCTTACGTCTGATGCCCTCTTTCATTTTCTTCAGGAACCGGATATCCTCTTGAGATATGAGGTCCTCTTCTGCAGCTCTCTCATTGAAGTCAGATTCAAGCGTCTTGATAATGTCCAGTGTTGTGATTACCTCTCTTACACGTGTTCTACAAACATAGTGTACTTGATTTGTGAGGTTGGAAGAAGATTGAAGGCTTGGCATCACCTGTCTAACGATAACCCGATGACTCACTCCAATAGGGTCGCCATAGTCGATACATGGATTTCCATAGCCGACTATGCTCCAGCCAAGATCTGTTCTCTGAGCAAAGGCTGATTTCCCTTACCAGACACAATTTCTCTTGGAAGGAGAGCCTGGGAGCAGTTGTAGCCAATTAAGAGAccgacatcacagctctgttgagGAGCAATCTCCTCTGCAATGTGTTCAAGATGAGACCATGCTCTTGCAGTCTCTGGAGTAGGAATATGATCTCTGTTTGCAGGAATAAACTCTCTCGAGTAGGTCGTTGGCAGAGGGATTTTCTTCTCCAAGTAAAGCCCTCTAACCTGCAAACCAGACAGCTTCTGGCAGGACACAATGGTATTCCTTGAAGCCATTGTAGAGAGTTTCAGTTGGACTGGCTCCTTCCTTGTATTGAGAGCCTTTGTTGTCTCTTCAAGGATAAAAGTGGTGTCGCTCTGGGTGTCAAGAAGTGCATACACAAGAACTTCACGATCTGGCTCACTTGTGGTTGACACCCATACTGGAATGATTGTGGAGGTGTGAGTGTTGTTAATGTCCCTTACGACTCTGTTGGATATGGCCTCACTTGACGCTCTTGTCCCCTTATCTTGTGAGGTCTTCCTATCCCATAACCTTTCTTTAGTACGATCTTCGTGCAGGCAGGATGGATGCCTCCTCTGACACGTGTCGCAGGTGTTCCTGTTATCACAATCTTTTGAGCGATGCCCAGGCCTTAAACAGCCAAAGCACAATTTATTCTCTTGAACAAACTTCTGTCGCTCTGCGGTGGGCTTATCCATGAACTTCCAGCATTTGTGGAGACTGTGACCTGACTTCTCACAGAAGACACAACTAGTAACAGTATCTTTCTCATCAGAGTTAGTTGCTAATGCCCTTGCTCCGGGGCTTTGAATCCTTGGCGTCTTAGGTTTTCCATCTTCGCTTGGTTTCAAAGCATGAAGGGATGTCACAGGATTGCAAGCGATCTTTGCTTCTCTCGTGAGAAACTTCACAAACTGACTGAAGCTTGGAAAGATCTCAGTTTCTTCTAAGATGTCTATGACCTTTCTATTCCATCTTGAAGTTAGCCAATCTGGAAGTTTAGCGAGGATCTTTTGGTTTTCATTACAGTCATTAAGCACCTCCAGGCCCTTATTCTGAGACATAGCAGCCTCACAGCTGCGAAGAAAGTCTACAAGGTCTCTAAGTTCAAGACTGTCCTTGGATCCTATCTTAGGCCATGCATTGAGCTTATCTCTGAAGGACTTGGCGATGAGGAATTTGTTTCCGTACCTttcttcaagaatggtccatgcCGCATAGTAGGCTGACTCTGTTCCTAACATAAAGTAACTTTCGATGGCTTTCTTGGCAGGCCCACCAATATATTTTCTCAAGTAATATATCTTCTCAGTTACTGGTATGTTCTTCCTGTCTATCAGAGTCTGAAAAGAGACTTTCCAGTCAGTGAACGAGAGTGGTTCTCCATTGAATGTTACTGGTTCTGGTATGGGGAGGCGGCTTTCACTGATTGATTCCGCTAGTAACCTGAACATGGTCTTGGTGCCATCTTCTTGCTGTGTGCTTGTCACAACATGTTGTGGTGAGAGACTGTGAAATGAGCCACTTCTGTGCGTGACTTCTTTCACAGATTTGCAGTTAGAGAGTAGTTCTCTCATCTCGTCCTCTGAGTTCTCactgtagctcccttcagtaaccacgagcacaaccgttccttgattttaactggcggctttattctgtagtttagtcagaattatcaccttccgtgagaactataaagtaaatgaaaaatacagttaagcacactcttacaaccttatcttacgagtgacttattagcttggtataactctgaagtgcttacatacataacagtttaaccggcgttataacaggttcagattaacacatgaataaaggaacaaatacctcattggctgcttattacagaa is a genomic window containing:
- the LOC124037546 gene encoding uncharacterized protein LOC124037546, with the protein product MCDVERMFHQFHVKAEDQDYLRFLWWENGDLESQPSVYRMKVHLFGAASSPGCANYGLKHLAAEGRGSFSEKSIQFIERNFYVDDGLTSVSSEAEAAQLVKEARELCSIGKLRLHKFISNSKEVIATIPKEERAKGAKDLDMALGEPHMERALGVLWCVASDEFQFRVVVKERPLTRRGVLSTVASVYDPLGFVAPFVLAGKQILQRMCRDKIDWDDPLPDDLRSQWEFWLQGLQNLSEVRIQRSYLPSSFKEVQSYELHHFSDASTSGYGECSYLRTISTAGEVHCSLVMGKSRVAPSKVTTIPRLELSAAVVAVRTSDMLKKELEIQGLQEYFWTDSKVVLGYINNEARRFHVFVANRIQRIKQSTDPEQWRYVTSEENPADHASRGLTSEQLMASNWFTGPDFLWHEELPKGQVKGEEFSNNDPELKSLVHDTQAKEERSLLDHLHKFSDWARVVKAIARLKRHVKEAIGLKLRSSEATSIEERREAELTIIKMVQEAAFSHEIHNLRHQKDIKTKDKASKLRKLSPFLDEQGILRVGGRLAHATLHSHVKHPAILPRDSHLSVLLIKHYHEKVRHQGRGMTINELRSNGIWILGCSNAVSSHIYKCVKCRKFRRCTEGQRMADLPKERMETAPPFTYCGMDCFGPFYAKDGRRELKRYGLLFTCMGSRAVHIEMLDDLTTDAFINSLRSFIAIRGNVRQIRCDQGSNFIGARREFVDALKEMDQTRLKELGCEFIMNTPSSSHMGGVWERQIRTIRSVLTSTLDQSDGRLDTASLRTFLYEVMAILNSRPLTTEYLNDPLGPEPLTPNHILTMKSTVILPPPGQFIKEDLYLRKRWRRVQFLANEFWTRWKKEYLLNLQHRQKWSKDRRNARINDIVILQDDTAPRNQWKLAKVTEVYPGQDGRVRRVKLLISDSTLDERGKRITKPTYLERPIHKTVTLLEADQETCRPLSQKSPVIGGSVTDS